The Sebastes umbrosus isolate fSebUmb1 chromosome 4, fSebUmb1.pri, whole genome shotgun sequence genome has a window encoding:
- the bnip2 gene encoding BCL2/adenovirus E1B 19 kDa protein-interacting protein 2 isoform X3: protein MASDVIESEAVLKAGGDVKLNNSSLDCVTPSRRTHHEELLGHRQTSSSPSSSGVSGDGDDEDEEELLDDLENSTASTVENGEEALQETKTRGEPPQERTTPDNEKEQPGARRSSSTPVSLPQPRSPPGPIGSLERQESVATTEARLRMEGVELKEEWQDEDFPRPLPEEEELEDELFAGTSEEIDPGYAMDRGKKAKKKLAAPDISLTLDRSEGSLLSDELDDSTELDLDDMDTPSDNSNEFEWEDDLPKPKTTDLLQKGVESVQEFSASEEREEGRRWRVFRIGDQEHRVDMKAIEPYKRVISHGGYYGDGLNAIIVFAVCFMPESNQPNYRYIMDNLFKYVIGTLELLVAENYMIVYLNGATSRKKMPAVGWLRKCYQQIDRRLRKNLKSLIIVHPSWFIRTLLALTKPFISTKFSQKIKYVFSLTDLAELVPMEYVSIPDCIKQFDEEKNRKSRKRYMHFHSGFRF from the exons ATGGCATCGGATGTGATTGAGAGTGAAGCGGTGCTGAAGGCTGGAGGCGATGTGAAGTTGAACAATAGCAGCTTAGATTGTGTCACACCCAGCAGGAGGACTCATCATGAGGAGCTGCTGGGACACAGACAGACGTCTAGTAGTCCCTCGTCTTCTGGAGTGTCTGGAGAcggtgatgatgaggatgaggaggaattATTAGACGACTTGGAAAATAGCACAGCTTCTACAGTTGAAAATGGCGAAGAGGCACTTcaagaaaccaaaacaagagGTGAGCCACCACAGGAAAGGACAACTCCAGACAATGAGAAGGAACAGCCGGGAGCAAGACGAAGCTCTTCTACCCCAGTGAGCCTCCCACAGCCCAGATCACCACCTGGACCCATTGGAAG CCTGGAGCGGCAGGAGTCGGTCGCCACAACAGAGGCTCGCCTGAGAATGGAAGGAGTTGAGCTGAAGGAAGAATGGCAGGATGAGGACTTCCCACG GCCCCTgccggaggaagaggagcttgaAGATGAGCTTTTTGCAGGAACCTCTGAAGAGATAGACCctg GCTATGCAATGGACCGTGGCAAGAAGGCTAAGAAGAAGCTTGCGGCTCCGGACATCAGTCTCACACTCGACCGCAGTGAAGGGTCTCTTCTCTCTGATGAGCTGGATGACAGCACAGAGCTGGACCTCGACGACATGGACACACCTTCAGACAACAGCAATGAGTTTGAATGGGAAG ACGATCTCCCCAAGCCGAAAACCACAGACCTCCTACAGAAGGGCGTGGAGTCGGTCCAGGAGTTCTCCGCCtcggaggagagggaggagggtcGACGCTGGAGGGTGTTTCGTATCGGAGACCAGGAACACCGAGTGGACATGAAGGCCATCGAACCTTACAAGAGGGTTATCAGCCATGGAG GTTACTATGGAGACGGTTTGAATGCCATAATTGTGTTCGCTGTGTGCTTTATGCCTGAGAGCAATCAACCAAATTACAGATACATCATGGACAATTTATTCAA GTATGTCATCGGCACGCTGGAGCTTTTGGTCGCTGAGAACTACATGATTGTGTATTTGAACGGGGCAACCTCTCGGAAAAAGATGCCAGCTGTCGGCTGGCTCAGAAAGTGTTATCAGCAGATAGATAGGAG gtTACGGAAGAACTTGAAGTCTTTGATAATTGTCCATCCCTCTTGGTTTATTCGCACCCTGCTGGCACTCACAAAACCCTTCATAAG CACCAAATTTAGTCAGAAAATCAAGTATGTCTTCAGCTTGACAGACCTCGCGGAACTGGTTCCAATGGAGTATGTGTCCATACCAGATTGTATCAAACA GTTTGACGAAGAAAAAAATAGGAAAAGCCGTAAAAGGTATATGCACTTTCACTCAGG GTTTAGATTTTGA
- the bnip2 gene encoding BCL2/adenovirus E1B 19 kDa protein-interacting protein 2 isoform X1, producing the protein MASDVIESEAVLKAGGDVKLNNSSLDCVTPSRRTHHEELLGHRQTSSSPSSSGVSGDGDDEDEEELLDDLENSTASTVENGEEALQETKTRGEPPQERTTPDNEKEQPGARRSSSTPVSLPQPRSPPGPIGSLERQESVATTEARLRMEGVELKEEWQDEDFPRPLPEEEELEDELFAGTSEEIDPGYAMDRGKKAKKKLAAPDISLTLDRSEGSLLSDELDDSTELDLDDMDTPSDNSNEFEWEDDLPKPKTTDLLQKGVESVQEFSASEEREEGRRWRVFRIGDQEHRVDMKAIEPYKRVISHGGYYGDGLNAIIVFAVCFMPESNQPNYRYIMDNLFKYVIGTLELLVAENYMIVYLNGATSRKKMPAVGWLRKCYQQIDRRLRKNLKSLIIVHPSWFIRTLLALTKPFISTKFSQKIKYVFSLTDLAELVPMEYVSIPDCIKQFDEEKNRKSRKRYMHFHSGTDQDMHGKVEIAAAAVPE; encoded by the exons ATGGCATCGGATGTGATTGAGAGTGAAGCGGTGCTGAAGGCTGGAGGCGATGTGAAGTTGAACAATAGCAGCTTAGATTGTGTCACACCCAGCAGGAGGACTCATCATGAGGAGCTGCTGGGACACAGACAGACGTCTAGTAGTCCCTCGTCTTCTGGAGTGTCTGGAGAcggtgatgatgaggatgaggaggaattATTAGACGACTTGGAAAATAGCACAGCTTCTACAGTTGAAAATGGCGAAGAGGCACTTcaagaaaccaaaacaagagGTGAGCCACCACAGGAAAGGACAACTCCAGACAATGAGAAGGAACAGCCGGGAGCAAGACGAAGCTCTTCTACCCCAGTGAGCCTCCCACAGCCCAGATCACCACCTGGACCCATTGGAAG CCTGGAGCGGCAGGAGTCGGTCGCCACAACAGAGGCTCGCCTGAGAATGGAAGGAGTTGAGCTGAAGGAAGAATGGCAGGATGAGGACTTCCCACG GCCCCTgccggaggaagaggagcttgaAGATGAGCTTTTTGCAGGAACCTCTGAAGAGATAGACCctg GCTATGCAATGGACCGTGGCAAGAAGGCTAAGAAGAAGCTTGCGGCTCCGGACATCAGTCTCACACTCGACCGCAGTGAAGGGTCTCTTCTCTCTGATGAGCTGGATGACAGCACAGAGCTGGACCTCGACGACATGGACACACCTTCAGACAACAGCAATGAGTTTGAATGGGAAG ACGATCTCCCCAAGCCGAAAACCACAGACCTCCTACAGAAGGGCGTGGAGTCGGTCCAGGAGTTCTCCGCCtcggaggagagggaggagggtcGACGCTGGAGGGTGTTTCGTATCGGAGACCAGGAACACCGAGTGGACATGAAGGCCATCGAACCTTACAAGAGGGTTATCAGCCATGGAG GTTACTATGGAGACGGTTTGAATGCCATAATTGTGTTCGCTGTGTGCTTTATGCCTGAGAGCAATCAACCAAATTACAGATACATCATGGACAATTTATTCAA GTATGTCATCGGCACGCTGGAGCTTTTGGTCGCTGAGAACTACATGATTGTGTATTTGAACGGGGCAACCTCTCGGAAAAAGATGCCAGCTGTCGGCTGGCTCAGAAAGTGTTATCAGCAGATAGATAGGAG gtTACGGAAGAACTTGAAGTCTTTGATAATTGTCCATCCCTCTTGGTTTATTCGCACCCTGCTGGCACTCACAAAACCCTTCATAAG CACCAAATTTAGTCAGAAAATCAAGTATGTCTTCAGCTTGACAGACCTCGCGGAACTGGTTCCAATGGAGTATGTGTCCATACCAGATTGTATCAAACA GTTTGACGAAGAAAAAAATAGGAAAAGCCGTAAAAGGTATATGCACTTTCACTCAGG
- the bnip2 gene encoding BCL2/adenovirus E1B 19 kDa protein-interacting protein 2 isoform X5 — MASDVIESEAVLKAGGDVKLNNSSLDCVTPSRRTHHEELLGHRQTSSSPSSSGVSGDGDDEDEEELLDDLENSTASTVENGEEALQETKTRGEPPQERTTPDNEKEQPGARRSSSTPVSLPQPRSPPGPIGSLERQESVATTEARLRMEGVELKEEWQDEDFPRPLPEEEELEDELFAGTSEEIDPGYAMDRGKKAKKKLAAPDISLTLDRSEGSLLSDELDDSTELDLDDMDTPSDNSNEFEWEDDLPKPKTTDLLQKGVESVQEFSASEEREEGRRWRVFRIGDQEHRVDMKAIEPYKRVISHGGYYGDGLNAIIVFAVCFMPESNQPNYRYIMDNLFKYVIGTLELLVAENYMIVYLNGATSRKKMPAVGWLRKCYQQIDRRLRKNLKSLIIVHPSWFIRTLLALTKPFISTKFSQKIKYVFSLTDLAELVPMEYVSIPDCIKQFDEEKNRKSRKRFRF; from the exons ATGGCATCGGATGTGATTGAGAGTGAAGCGGTGCTGAAGGCTGGAGGCGATGTGAAGTTGAACAATAGCAGCTTAGATTGTGTCACACCCAGCAGGAGGACTCATCATGAGGAGCTGCTGGGACACAGACAGACGTCTAGTAGTCCCTCGTCTTCTGGAGTGTCTGGAGAcggtgatgatgaggatgaggaggaattATTAGACGACTTGGAAAATAGCACAGCTTCTACAGTTGAAAATGGCGAAGAGGCACTTcaagaaaccaaaacaagagGTGAGCCACCACAGGAAAGGACAACTCCAGACAATGAGAAGGAACAGCCGGGAGCAAGACGAAGCTCTTCTACCCCAGTGAGCCTCCCACAGCCCAGATCACCACCTGGACCCATTGGAAG CCTGGAGCGGCAGGAGTCGGTCGCCACAACAGAGGCTCGCCTGAGAATGGAAGGAGTTGAGCTGAAGGAAGAATGGCAGGATGAGGACTTCCCACG GCCCCTgccggaggaagaggagcttgaAGATGAGCTTTTTGCAGGAACCTCTGAAGAGATAGACCctg GCTATGCAATGGACCGTGGCAAGAAGGCTAAGAAGAAGCTTGCGGCTCCGGACATCAGTCTCACACTCGACCGCAGTGAAGGGTCTCTTCTCTCTGATGAGCTGGATGACAGCACAGAGCTGGACCTCGACGACATGGACACACCTTCAGACAACAGCAATGAGTTTGAATGGGAAG ACGATCTCCCCAAGCCGAAAACCACAGACCTCCTACAGAAGGGCGTGGAGTCGGTCCAGGAGTTCTCCGCCtcggaggagagggaggagggtcGACGCTGGAGGGTGTTTCGTATCGGAGACCAGGAACACCGAGTGGACATGAAGGCCATCGAACCTTACAAGAGGGTTATCAGCCATGGAG GTTACTATGGAGACGGTTTGAATGCCATAATTGTGTTCGCTGTGTGCTTTATGCCTGAGAGCAATCAACCAAATTACAGATACATCATGGACAATTTATTCAA GTATGTCATCGGCACGCTGGAGCTTTTGGTCGCTGAGAACTACATGATTGTGTATTTGAACGGGGCAACCTCTCGGAAAAAGATGCCAGCTGTCGGCTGGCTCAGAAAGTGTTATCAGCAGATAGATAGGAG gtTACGGAAGAACTTGAAGTCTTTGATAATTGTCCATCCCTCTTGGTTTATTCGCACCCTGCTGGCACTCACAAAACCCTTCATAAG CACCAAATTTAGTCAGAAAATCAAGTATGTCTTCAGCTTGACAGACCTCGCGGAACTGGTTCCAATGGAGTATGTGTCCATACCAGATTGTATCAAACA GTTTGACGAAGAAAAAAATAGGAAAAGCCGTAAAAG GTTTAGATTTTGA
- the bnip2 gene encoding BCL2/adenovirus E1B 19 kDa protein-interacting protein 2 isoform X2, which produces MASDVIESEAVLKAGGDVKLNNSSLDCVTPSRRTHHEELLGHRQTSSSPSSSGVSGDGDDEDEEELLDDLENSTASTVENGEEALQETKTRGEPPQERTTPDNEKEQPGARRSSSTPVSLPQPRSPPGPIGSLERQESVATTEARLRMEGVELKEEWQDEDFPRPLPEEEELEDELFAGTSEEIDPGYAMDRGKKAKKKLAAPDISLTLDRSEGSLLSDELDDSTELDLDDMDTPSDNSNEFEWEDDLPKPKTTDLLQKGVESVQEFSASEEREEGRRWRVFRIGDQEHRVDMKAIEPYKRVISHGGYYGDGLNAIIVFAVCFMPESNQPNYRYIMDNLFKYVIGTLELLVAENYMIVYLNGATSRKKMPAVGWLRKCYQQIDRRLRKNLKSLIIVHPSWFIRTLLALTKPFISTKFSQKIKYVFSLTDLAELVPMEYVSIPDCIKQFDEEKNRKSRKRTDQDMHGKVEIAAAAVPE; this is translated from the exons ATGGCATCGGATGTGATTGAGAGTGAAGCGGTGCTGAAGGCTGGAGGCGATGTGAAGTTGAACAATAGCAGCTTAGATTGTGTCACACCCAGCAGGAGGACTCATCATGAGGAGCTGCTGGGACACAGACAGACGTCTAGTAGTCCCTCGTCTTCTGGAGTGTCTGGAGAcggtgatgatgaggatgaggaggaattATTAGACGACTTGGAAAATAGCACAGCTTCTACAGTTGAAAATGGCGAAGAGGCACTTcaagaaaccaaaacaagagGTGAGCCACCACAGGAAAGGACAACTCCAGACAATGAGAAGGAACAGCCGGGAGCAAGACGAAGCTCTTCTACCCCAGTGAGCCTCCCACAGCCCAGATCACCACCTGGACCCATTGGAAG CCTGGAGCGGCAGGAGTCGGTCGCCACAACAGAGGCTCGCCTGAGAATGGAAGGAGTTGAGCTGAAGGAAGAATGGCAGGATGAGGACTTCCCACG GCCCCTgccggaggaagaggagcttgaAGATGAGCTTTTTGCAGGAACCTCTGAAGAGATAGACCctg GCTATGCAATGGACCGTGGCAAGAAGGCTAAGAAGAAGCTTGCGGCTCCGGACATCAGTCTCACACTCGACCGCAGTGAAGGGTCTCTTCTCTCTGATGAGCTGGATGACAGCACAGAGCTGGACCTCGACGACATGGACACACCTTCAGACAACAGCAATGAGTTTGAATGGGAAG ACGATCTCCCCAAGCCGAAAACCACAGACCTCCTACAGAAGGGCGTGGAGTCGGTCCAGGAGTTCTCCGCCtcggaggagagggaggagggtcGACGCTGGAGGGTGTTTCGTATCGGAGACCAGGAACACCGAGTGGACATGAAGGCCATCGAACCTTACAAGAGGGTTATCAGCCATGGAG GTTACTATGGAGACGGTTTGAATGCCATAATTGTGTTCGCTGTGTGCTTTATGCCTGAGAGCAATCAACCAAATTACAGATACATCATGGACAATTTATTCAA GTATGTCATCGGCACGCTGGAGCTTTTGGTCGCTGAGAACTACATGATTGTGTATTTGAACGGGGCAACCTCTCGGAAAAAGATGCCAGCTGTCGGCTGGCTCAGAAAGTGTTATCAGCAGATAGATAGGAG gtTACGGAAGAACTTGAAGTCTTTGATAATTGTCCATCCCTCTTGGTTTATTCGCACCCTGCTGGCACTCACAAAACCCTTCATAAG CACCAAATTTAGTCAGAAAATCAAGTATGTCTTCAGCTTGACAGACCTCGCGGAACTGGTTCCAATGGAGTATGTGTCCATACCAGATTGTATCAAACA GTTTGACGAAGAAAAAAATAGGAAAAGCCGTAAAAG
- the bnip2 gene encoding BCL2/adenovirus E1B 19 kDa protein-interacting protein 2 isoform X4, whose amino-acid sequence MASDVIESEAVLKAGGDVKLNNSSLDCVTPSRRTHHEELLGHRQTSSSPSSSGVSGDGDDEDEEELLDDLENSTASTVENGEEALQETKTRGEPPQERTTPDNEKEQPGARRSSSTPVSLPQPRSPPGPIGSLERQESVATTEARLRMEGVELKEEWQDEDFPRPLPEEEELEDELFAGTSEEIDPGYAMDRGKKAKKKLAAPDISLTLDRSEGSLLSDELDDSTELDLDDMDTPSDNSNEFEWEDDLPKPKTTDLLQKGVESVQEFSASEEREEGRRWRVFRIGDQEHRVDMKAIEPYKRVISHGGYYGDGLNAIIVFAVCFMPESNQPNYRYIMDNLFKYVIGTLELLVAENYMIVYLNGATSRKKMPAVGWLRKCYQQIDRRLRKNLKSLIIVHPSWFIRTLLALTKPFISTKFSQKIKYVFSLTDLAELVPMEYVSIPDCIKQTDQDMHGKVEIAAAAVPE is encoded by the exons ATGGCATCGGATGTGATTGAGAGTGAAGCGGTGCTGAAGGCTGGAGGCGATGTGAAGTTGAACAATAGCAGCTTAGATTGTGTCACACCCAGCAGGAGGACTCATCATGAGGAGCTGCTGGGACACAGACAGACGTCTAGTAGTCCCTCGTCTTCTGGAGTGTCTGGAGAcggtgatgatgaggatgaggaggaattATTAGACGACTTGGAAAATAGCACAGCTTCTACAGTTGAAAATGGCGAAGAGGCACTTcaagaaaccaaaacaagagGTGAGCCACCACAGGAAAGGACAACTCCAGACAATGAGAAGGAACAGCCGGGAGCAAGACGAAGCTCTTCTACCCCAGTGAGCCTCCCACAGCCCAGATCACCACCTGGACCCATTGGAAG CCTGGAGCGGCAGGAGTCGGTCGCCACAACAGAGGCTCGCCTGAGAATGGAAGGAGTTGAGCTGAAGGAAGAATGGCAGGATGAGGACTTCCCACG GCCCCTgccggaggaagaggagcttgaAGATGAGCTTTTTGCAGGAACCTCTGAAGAGATAGACCctg GCTATGCAATGGACCGTGGCAAGAAGGCTAAGAAGAAGCTTGCGGCTCCGGACATCAGTCTCACACTCGACCGCAGTGAAGGGTCTCTTCTCTCTGATGAGCTGGATGACAGCACAGAGCTGGACCTCGACGACATGGACACACCTTCAGACAACAGCAATGAGTTTGAATGGGAAG ACGATCTCCCCAAGCCGAAAACCACAGACCTCCTACAGAAGGGCGTGGAGTCGGTCCAGGAGTTCTCCGCCtcggaggagagggaggagggtcGACGCTGGAGGGTGTTTCGTATCGGAGACCAGGAACACCGAGTGGACATGAAGGCCATCGAACCTTACAAGAGGGTTATCAGCCATGGAG GTTACTATGGAGACGGTTTGAATGCCATAATTGTGTTCGCTGTGTGCTTTATGCCTGAGAGCAATCAACCAAATTACAGATACATCATGGACAATTTATTCAA GTATGTCATCGGCACGCTGGAGCTTTTGGTCGCTGAGAACTACATGATTGTGTATTTGAACGGGGCAACCTCTCGGAAAAAGATGCCAGCTGTCGGCTGGCTCAGAAAGTGTTATCAGCAGATAGATAGGAG gtTACGGAAGAACTTGAAGTCTTTGATAATTGTCCATCCCTCTTGGTTTATTCGCACCCTGCTGGCACTCACAAAACCCTTCATAAG CACCAAATTTAGTCAGAAAATCAAGTATGTCTTCAGCTTGACAGACCTCGCGGAACTGGTTCCAATGGAGTATGTGTCCATACCAGATTGTATCAAACA